Proteins encoded by one window of Chanos chanos chromosome 7, fChaCha1.1, whole genome shotgun sequence:
- the gja5b gene encoding gap junction protein, alpha 5b has translation MADWSLLGNFLEEVQEHSTSVGKVWLTILFIFRILVLGTAAESSWGDEQEDFNCDTQTPGCENVCYDRAFPIAHIRYWVLQIVFVSTPSLIYMGHAMHTVRMEEKRRHKEQEDQGGGGDGDGGRGAGGGGEKRYLEDDEKDGDKTDTRSKVRLKGALLQTYVLSILIRTMMEVTFIVVQYLIYGVFLKPVYLCEGFPCQTPVNCFVSRPTEKNVFIVFMLAVAAVSLVLSMVELYNLAWKQCRRHVRNYRTAKEQRISGPSAAAAVPTEPSTPNRACTPPPDFNQCLASSTSGALRPHAHSHSHPSCPPFNNRLAHQQNFVNMATERHCVPDDLKTEDFLQMSFEQGHRDTPNNCTPPQLLSNGFLGEERRLSKTSGTSSRVRSDDLAV, from the coding sequence ATGGCTGACTGGAGCCTGCTAGGGAACTTTCTAGAAGAGGTACAGGAGCACTCCACGTCGGTGGGCAAAGTGTGGCTCAccatcctcttcatcttccGTATCCTGGTGCTGGGCACGGCGGCCGAGTCGTCGTGGGGGGACGAGCAGGAGGATTTCAACTGCGACACGCAGACACCCGGTTGCGAGAACGTTTGTTATGACCGGGCCTTCCCCATCGCTCATATCAGGTACTGGGTGCTTCAGATCGTGTTCGTTTCCACGCCCTCACTCATCTACATGGGCCACGCCATGCACACGGTCAGGATGGAGGAGAAACGGAGGCACAAGGAACAGGAGGATCAAGGAGGAGGAGGCGACGGCGATGGGGGCAGGGGGGCCGGAGGAGGCGGGGAGAAACGGTACCTGGAGGACGACGAGAAAGACGGCGACAAGACGGACACCAGATCGAAGGTGCGCCTCAAGGGGGCGCTGTTGCAAACGTACGTGCTCAGCATCCTGATCCGTACCATGATGGAGGTGACGTTCATCGTGGTCCAGTACCTGATCTACGGGGTCTTCCTCAAGCCCGTCTATTTGTGTGAGGGCTTCCCTTGCCAAACCCCGGTCAACTGCTTTGTTTCGCGGCCTACGGAGAAGAACGTGTTCATCGTGTTCATGCTGGCTGTGGCTGCCGTCTCGCTCGTGTTAAGCATGGTTGAGCTTTATAATCTGGCCTGGAAGCAATGCAGGAGGCATGTCAGGAATTACCGGACGGCCAAGGAGCAGAGAATCAGCGGCCCTTCTGCGGCGGCTGCCGTTCCCACAGAACCGTCCACGCCCAATCGAGCGTGCACACCCCCTCCCGACTTCAACCAGTGCCTGGCATCGTCCACGTCCGGTGCCCTGAGACCACACGCACACTCCCATAGCCACCCTAGCTGTCCGCCCTTCAACAACCGACTGGCCCACCAGCAAAACTTTGTGAACATGGCGACGGAGCGACACTGCGTTCCAGACGACTTGAAGACGGAGGATTTCCTCCAGATGAGCTTTGAGCAAGGACACAGGGACACGCCCAACAACTGCACCCCGCCCCAGTTGCTTAGCAACGGCTTCCTCGGAGAAGAGCGCCGCCTAAGCAAAACCAGCGGGACCAGCAGTCGAGTGAGGTCAGACGATTTGGCTGTATAA
- the gja8b gene encoding gap junction protein alpha 8 paralog b isoform X4, giving the protein MGDWSFLGNILEEVNEHSTVIGRVWLTVLFIFRILILGTAAEFVWGDEQSDYVCNTQQPGCENVCYDEAFPISHIRLWVLQIIFVSTPSLVYVGHAVHHVHMEEKRKEREEAELNRQQEMNEERLPLAPDQGSVRTTKETSTKGSKKFRLEGTLLRTYICHIIFKTLFEVGFVVGQYFLYGFRILPLYKCSRWPCPNIVDCFVSRPTEKTVFIIFMLAVACVSLFLNFVEISHLGLKKIHFAFRKPAQPQVEAPSSAGKSLPSMAVSSIQKAKGYKLLEEDKASSHFFPMTEVGMEAGRLPTPYQPFEEKGSEAAPPAAASHVTVEDVSTVYDETLPSYAQTSLETAATVSPEPEPEPEAEVEAEAPETIEDTRPLSSLSKASSRARSDDLTV; this is encoded by the exons ATGGGTGACTGGAGTTTCTTGGGTAACATTTTAGAGGAAGTAAACGAACACTCGACGGTGATCGGGAGGGTGTGGCTCACAGTGCTCTTCATCTTCCGCATCCTCATCCTTGGCACCGCGGCAGAATTCGTGTGGGGTGACGAGCAATCGGATTACGTGTGCAACACGCAGCAGCCTGGTTGCGAGAACGTGTGCTACGACGAGGCCTTCCCCATCTCGCACATTAGGTTATGGGTCCTTCAGATCATTTTTGTTTCCACGCCATCTCTGGTGTATGTGGGCCACGCGGTTCACCACGTCCACATGGAGGAGAAGCGTAAAGAACGGGAGGAGGCCGAACTGAATCGTCAGCAGGAGATGAACGAGGAGAGGCTTCCGTTGGCGCCGGACCAAGGCAGCGTGCGTACCACCAAGGAGACGAGCACTAAGGGCAGTAAGAAGTTTCGTCTGGAGGGTACCCTCCTGAGGACCTACATCTGCCACATCATCTTTAAGACCCTCTTCGAGGTGGGTTTTGTGGTGGGCCAGTATTTCCTCTACGGCTTCCGTATCCTGCCCCTTTACAAGTGCAGCCGTTGGCCCTGCCCCAACATAGTGGACTGTTTCGTGTCTCGGCCCACCGAGAAAACAGTTTTCATCATCTTCATGCTGGCCGTGGCCTGCGTCTCGCTCTTCCTCAACTTTGTGGAGATCAGCCACCTGGGCCTGAAGAAAATCCACTTCGCCTTCCGCAAGCCAGCCCAGCCTCAGGTTGAGGCGCCGAGTTCAGCCGGGAAAAGCTTGCCTTCCATGGCCGTGTCCTCGATCCAGAAAGCCAAGGGCTACAAGCTTCTGGAGGAGGACAAGGCCTCCTCGCACTTCTTCCCCATGACTGAGGTGGGCATGGAGGCCGGCCGACTGCCCACGCCCTACCAACCGTTCGAAGAGAAAGGCAGCGAGGCGGCGCCGCCGGCGGCGGCTTCGCACGTGACCGTGGAAGACGTCTCCACGGTGTACGACGAGACTCTGCCCTCGTACGCCCAGACCAGCCTGGAGACGGCGGCGACGGTGAGC CCGGAGCCCGAGCCGGAGCCGGAGGCGGAGGTGGAAGCGGAAGCCCCCGAGACGATAGAAGACACAAGACCGCTTAGCAGCCTCAGCAAGGCCAGCAGCAGGGCGAGGTCAGATGACTTGACAGTATGA
- the gja8b gene encoding gap junction protein alpha 8 paralog b isoform X2, whose amino-acid sequence MGDWSFLGNILEEVNEHSTVIGRVWLTVLFIFRILILGTAAEFVWGDEQSDYVCNTQQPGCENVCYDEAFPISHIRLWVLQIIFVSTPSLVYVGHAVHHVHMEEKRKEREEAELNRQQEMNEERLPLAPDQGSVRTTKETSTKGSKKFRLEGTLLRTYICHIIFKTLFEVGFVVGQYFLYGFRILPLYKCSRWPCPNIVDCFVSRPTEKTVFIIFMLAVACVSLFLNFVEISHLGLKKIHFAFRKPAQPQVEAPSSAGKSLPSMAVSSIQKAKGYKLLEEDKASSHFFPMTEVGMEAGRLPTPYQPFEEKGSEAAPPAAASHVTVEDVSTVYDETLPSYAQTSLETAATVSVLPEEPQPEKEEEDEEVPEAEVEAEAPETIEDTRPLSSLSKASSRARSDDLTV is encoded by the exons ATGGGTGACTGGAGTTTCTTGGGTAACATTTTAGAGGAAGTAAACGAACACTCGACGGTGATCGGGAGGGTGTGGCTCACAGTGCTCTTCATCTTCCGCATCCTCATCCTTGGCACCGCGGCAGAATTCGTGTGGGGTGACGAGCAATCGGATTACGTGTGCAACACGCAGCAGCCTGGTTGCGAGAACGTGTGCTACGACGAGGCCTTCCCCATCTCGCACATTAGGTTATGGGTCCTTCAGATCATTTTTGTTTCCACGCCATCTCTGGTGTATGTGGGCCACGCGGTTCACCACGTCCACATGGAGGAGAAGCGTAAAGAACGGGAGGAGGCCGAACTGAATCGTCAGCAGGAGATGAACGAGGAGAGGCTTCCGTTGGCGCCGGACCAAGGCAGCGTGCGTACCACCAAGGAGACGAGCACTAAGGGCAGTAAGAAGTTTCGTCTGGAGGGTACCCTCCTGAGGACCTACATCTGCCACATCATCTTTAAGACCCTCTTCGAGGTGGGTTTTGTGGTGGGCCAGTATTTCCTCTACGGCTTCCGTATCCTGCCCCTTTACAAGTGCAGCCGTTGGCCCTGCCCCAACATAGTGGACTGTTTCGTGTCTCGGCCCACCGAGAAAACAGTTTTCATCATCTTCATGCTGGCCGTGGCCTGCGTCTCGCTCTTCCTCAACTTTGTGGAGATCAGCCACCTGGGCCTGAAGAAAATCCACTTCGCCTTCCGCAAGCCAGCCCAGCCTCAGGTTGAGGCGCCGAGTTCAGCCGGGAAAAGCTTGCCTTCCATGGCCGTGTCCTCGATCCAGAAAGCCAAGGGCTACAAGCTTCTGGAGGAGGACAAGGCCTCCTCGCACTTCTTCCCCATGACTGAGGTGGGCATGGAGGCCGGCCGACTGCCCACGCCCTACCAACCGTTCGAAGAGAAAGGCAGCGAGGCGGCGCCGCCGGCGGCGGCTTCGCACGTGACCGTGGAAGACGTCTCCACGGTGTACGACGAGACTCTGCCCTCGTACGCCCAGACCAGCCTGGAGACGGCGGCGACGGTGAGCGTGCTGCCGGAGGAGCCCCAGCcggagaaagaagaggaggacgaggaggtg CCGGAGGCGGAGGTGGAAGCGGAAGCCCCCGAGACGATAGAAGACACAAGACCGCTTAGCAGCCTCAGCAAGGCCAGCAGCAGGGCGAGGTCAGATGACTTGACAGTATGA
- the gja8b gene encoding gap junction protein alpha 8 paralog b isoform X3 gives MGDWSFLGNILEEVNEHSTVIGRVWLTVLFIFRILILGTAAEFVWGDEQSDYVCNTQQPGCENVCYDEAFPISHIRLWVLQIIFVSTPSLVYVGHAVHHVHMEEKRKEREEAELNRQQEMNEERLPLAPDQGSVRTTKETSTKGSKKFRLEGTLLRTYICHIIFKTLFEVGFVVGQYFLYGFRILPLYKCSRWPCPNIVDCFVSRPTEKTVFIIFMLAVACVSLFLNFVEISHLGLKKIHFAFRKPAQPQVEAPSSAGKSLPSMAVSSIQKAKGYKLLEEDKASSHFFPMTEVGMEAGRLPTPYQPFEEKGSEAAPPAAASHVTVEDVSTVYDETLPSYAQTSLETAATVSVLPEEPQPEKEEEDEEVAEVEAEAPETIEDTRPLSSLSKASSRARSDDLTV, from the exons ATGGGTGACTGGAGTTTCTTGGGTAACATTTTAGAGGAAGTAAACGAACACTCGACGGTGATCGGGAGGGTGTGGCTCACAGTGCTCTTCATCTTCCGCATCCTCATCCTTGGCACCGCGGCAGAATTCGTGTGGGGTGACGAGCAATCGGATTACGTGTGCAACACGCAGCAGCCTGGTTGCGAGAACGTGTGCTACGACGAGGCCTTCCCCATCTCGCACATTAGGTTATGGGTCCTTCAGATCATTTTTGTTTCCACGCCATCTCTGGTGTATGTGGGCCACGCGGTTCACCACGTCCACATGGAGGAGAAGCGTAAAGAACGGGAGGAGGCCGAACTGAATCGTCAGCAGGAGATGAACGAGGAGAGGCTTCCGTTGGCGCCGGACCAAGGCAGCGTGCGTACCACCAAGGAGACGAGCACTAAGGGCAGTAAGAAGTTTCGTCTGGAGGGTACCCTCCTGAGGACCTACATCTGCCACATCATCTTTAAGACCCTCTTCGAGGTGGGTTTTGTGGTGGGCCAGTATTTCCTCTACGGCTTCCGTATCCTGCCCCTTTACAAGTGCAGCCGTTGGCCCTGCCCCAACATAGTGGACTGTTTCGTGTCTCGGCCCACCGAGAAAACAGTTTTCATCATCTTCATGCTGGCCGTGGCCTGCGTCTCGCTCTTCCTCAACTTTGTGGAGATCAGCCACCTGGGCCTGAAGAAAATCCACTTCGCCTTCCGCAAGCCAGCCCAGCCTCAGGTTGAGGCGCCGAGTTCAGCCGGGAAAAGCTTGCCTTCCATGGCCGTGTCCTCGATCCAGAAAGCCAAGGGCTACAAGCTTCTGGAGGAGGACAAGGCCTCCTCGCACTTCTTCCCCATGACTGAGGTGGGCATGGAGGCCGGCCGACTGCCCACGCCCTACCAACCGTTCGAAGAGAAAGGCAGCGAGGCGGCGCCGCCGGCGGCGGCTTCGCACGTGACCGTGGAAGACGTCTCCACGGTGTACGACGAGACTCTGCCCTCGTACGCCCAGACCAGCCTGGAGACGGCGGCGACGGTGAGCGTGCTGCCGGAGGAGCCCCAGCcggagaaagaagaggaggacgaggaggtg GCGGAGGTGGAAGCGGAAGCCCCCGAGACGATAGAAGACACAAGACCGCTTAGCAGCCTCAGCAAGGCCAGCAGCAGGGCGAGGTCAGATGACTTGACAGTATGA
- the gja8b gene encoding gap junction protein alpha 8 paralog b isoform X1, translating to MGDWSFLGNILEEVNEHSTVIGRVWLTVLFIFRILILGTAAEFVWGDEQSDYVCNTQQPGCENVCYDEAFPISHIRLWVLQIIFVSTPSLVYVGHAVHHVHMEEKRKEREEAELNRQQEMNEERLPLAPDQGSVRTTKETSTKGSKKFRLEGTLLRTYICHIIFKTLFEVGFVVGQYFLYGFRILPLYKCSRWPCPNIVDCFVSRPTEKTVFIIFMLAVACVSLFLNFVEISHLGLKKIHFAFRKPAQPQVEAPSSAGKSLPSMAVSSIQKAKGYKLLEEDKASSHFFPMTEVGMEAGRLPTPYQPFEEKGSEAAPPAAASHVTVEDVSTVYDETLPSYAQTSLETAATVSVLPEEPQPEKEEEDEEVVEEVVQEVAEEVATSPVEPEPEPEPEPEAEVEAEAPETIEDTRPLSSLSKASSRARSDDLTV from the coding sequence ATGGGTGACTGGAGTTTCTTGGGTAACATTTTAGAGGAAGTAAACGAACACTCGACGGTGATCGGGAGGGTGTGGCTCACAGTGCTCTTCATCTTCCGCATCCTCATCCTTGGCACCGCGGCAGAATTCGTGTGGGGTGACGAGCAATCGGATTACGTGTGCAACACGCAGCAGCCTGGTTGCGAGAACGTGTGCTACGACGAGGCCTTCCCCATCTCGCACATTAGGTTATGGGTCCTTCAGATCATTTTTGTTTCCACGCCATCTCTGGTGTATGTGGGCCACGCGGTTCACCACGTCCACATGGAGGAGAAGCGTAAAGAACGGGAGGAGGCCGAACTGAATCGTCAGCAGGAGATGAACGAGGAGAGGCTTCCGTTGGCGCCGGACCAAGGCAGCGTGCGTACCACCAAGGAGACGAGCACTAAGGGCAGTAAGAAGTTTCGTCTGGAGGGTACCCTCCTGAGGACCTACATCTGCCACATCATCTTTAAGACCCTCTTCGAGGTGGGTTTTGTGGTGGGCCAGTATTTCCTCTACGGCTTCCGTATCCTGCCCCTTTACAAGTGCAGCCGTTGGCCCTGCCCCAACATAGTGGACTGTTTCGTGTCTCGGCCCACCGAGAAAACAGTTTTCATCATCTTCATGCTGGCCGTGGCCTGCGTCTCGCTCTTCCTCAACTTTGTGGAGATCAGCCACCTGGGCCTGAAGAAAATCCACTTCGCCTTCCGCAAGCCAGCCCAGCCTCAGGTTGAGGCGCCGAGTTCAGCCGGGAAAAGCTTGCCTTCCATGGCCGTGTCCTCGATCCAGAAAGCCAAGGGCTACAAGCTTCTGGAGGAGGACAAGGCCTCCTCGCACTTCTTCCCCATGACTGAGGTGGGCATGGAGGCCGGCCGACTGCCCACGCCCTACCAACCGTTCGAAGAGAAAGGCAGCGAGGCGGCGCCGCCGGCGGCGGCTTCGCACGTGACCGTGGAAGACGTCTCCACGGTGTACGACGAGACTCTGCCCTCGTACGCCCAGACCAGCCTGGAGACGGCGGCGACGGTGAGCGTGCTGCCGGAGGAGCCCCAGCcggagaaagaagaggaggacgaggaggtggtggaggaggtggtgcaGGAGGTGGCGGAGGAGGTGGCGACATCTCCGGTGGAGCCGGAGCCGGAGCCCGAGCCGGAGCCGGAGGCGGAGGTGGAAGCGGAAGCCCCCGAGACGATAGAAGACACAAGACCGCTTAGCAGCCTCAGCAAGGCCAGCAGCAGGGCGAGGTCAGATGACTTGACAGTATGA